From the Dehalococcoidales bacterium genome, one window contains:
- a CDS encoding site-specific DNA-methyltransferase: MTQQLLRIGDCRKVLEELEPESIDCVVTSPPYWGLRDYGTEPLIWDGKKDCKHEWGTNTYCPTKCGTQGSTETKKWPKMQKANSNPPPTRFCSKCGAWKGQLGLEPGPDLYIKHLCDIFDQIKRVLKPTGTCWVNIGDTYAGSGGAGGDYNEGGLREGQPKYKQGNADVLPKSLVQIPSRFVLEMMKRGWINRNEIIWHKPACLPDSTKDRFTVDFEKMFFFVKNQRYWFEQQFEPLTESTKQRMKYDQWVADVIDPRGRNKRCVWTISSKPYSEAHFATFPLALIDTPIKAGCPKEVCPKCGFLREAIWEKVQGNTTGIKKNLVGYTDCDCNAGYEPGWVLDPFAGSGTVLEYCRLNGYNGIGIELNPEYEKLITERARLNTPQLDIFLEEAIE; the protein is encoded by the coding sequence ATGACCCAACAGCTCCTTAGGATCGGTGACTGTCGAAAAGTTCTTGAAGAGCTTGAACCTGAGTCGATTGATTGTGTCGTTACCAGTCCGCCGTACTGGGGATTGAGGGACTACGGAACGGAACCGTTGATATGGGATGGAAAGAAGGATTGTAAGCATGAATGGGGAACAAATACATACTGCCCTACTAAGTGTGGCACACAGGGAAGTACCGAAACAAAGAAATGGCCAAAGATGCAGAAAGCAAATTCCAATCCTCCGCCTACCAGATTTTGCTCGAAGTGCGGAGCGTGGAAGGGGCAACTAGGCCTTGAGCCAGGCCCAGACCTCTACATCAAACATCTCTGCGACATATTCGATCAAATTAAAAGGGTTCTGAAACCCACTGGAACATGTTGGGTGAATATCGGGGACACATATGCAGGAAGCGGTGGCGCGGGCGGGGACTATAACGAGGGAGGACTGAGGGAAGGACAGCCGAAATACAAGCAAGGAAACGCTGATGTTCTCCCAAAATCCCTAGTCCAGATTCCTTCGCGCTTCGTGCTTGAGATGATGAAAAGAGGATGGATTAATCGTAATGAAATAATCTGGCATAAGCCCGCTTGTTTACCTGACAGTACGAAAGACAGGTTCACGGTCGATTTCGAGAAGATGTTCTTTTTCGTCAAAAACCAAAGGTATTGGTTTGAGCAACAATTTGAGCCATTGACCGAGAGCACCAAACAGCGAATGAAGTATGATCAATGGGTTGCTGATGTTATCGATCCACGAGGCAGAAATAAACGATGTGTATGGACAATCTCGTCCAAACCATACTCAGAAGCCCATTTCGCAACATTCCCATTGGCCCTCATAGACACACCCATCAAAGCAGGATGTCCCAAAGAAGTCTGTCCCAAATGCGGGTTCCTGAGAGAGGCCATATGGGAAAAGGTTCAGGGGAATACAACTGGGATTAAGAAAAATCTCGTTGGTTATACAGACTGTGATTGTAACGCCGGTTACGAGCCTGGATGGGTTCTCGATCCATTCGCCGGAAGCGGAACTGTGCTTGAATACTGCCGACTCAACGGTTACAATGGGATAGGAATCGAACTCAATCCAGAATATGAGAAACTGATCACAGAAAGAGCTAGACTCAACACTCCTCAGTTGGACATATTTCTGGAGGAGGCCATTGAATGA
- a CDS encoding phage/plasmid primase, P4 family encodes MTDAVRLPPQLQHPEFRFCLIQQKEKRPFEKGWPDTANYTYDDKRLAEHLERGGNYGVLGGYGGLIQIDSDSPEVEEAVREDLPPTFVVRTGRGGKHFYFLCRDLKEPIRLFKPGSDVKGDIGDVSSFGKQVVGPGSIHPNGKRYEVIEDRPIAEVKAEQIRFALRKFIKDESEATAEVTRTEAGKVGAVIDKLNIADVVNLATLKRHGDEYRGPHPVHGSEGGKNFSVNVNKNVWKCFRHDTGGGPLEWIAVENRILDCAECLPGALRDDKFKQALKIAADKYGLEMPRKKGRKKEKDEERFEFNVKEWAEKIMEQHHIVTFRDNDEMLIYNGGSYEYNAEAVISETLERLLDEEFSRYRDNEVTHYIKAGTYVGRDLFKVDARYINLANGVYDLVNGRLLEHSPDYYFLHQLPVEYDPDADCPKIKKFLSEVLDPSDIPLIFEVIGYCLYRSYPIQKAIMFIGDGANGKSTLIALIKHFLGERNVAQVALQDLEKNRFSAVNLYGKLANLYPDLPDEVLKRTGKFKMLTGGDTLMVERKFQGSFSMKNHAKLIFSCNQLPPANDETDAFFRRWVLINFPNTFPPDRADPYLLQKLVTKEELSGLLNEALQALVRIIRNGAFSYTQSTEELRAEYIRKSDPVHAFVLDMVIVDPEGEVPKDEVFYQYTQYCKRNKLPLTDKSVFSKKLGGLVRIEATRPSVGGERVRCWKGIRLSIAPEYEDSEEKRPTGIEEYDDGGEAEEESAKKAVDSAKNGEKPVHPRFFTLDRAKSLTALGPGSRPRGWTDSGMPFSPGCPPFFPNLKSMWNNSKGKGEDSKGETFTEGEKQALLIRGCRSRVDTPDQAPAKKAVKVAEGRKMTEEELLEEVRKRVEQLYRMTTAIGEGSPTDTEVGCEIEDLFDDDLEGAIGWLKRACENNWLPWTVTVDGKVVK; translated from the coding sequence ATGACAGATGCAGTCAGGCTGCCCCCTCAACTCCAACACCCGGAGTTCCGCTTCTGCCTCATTCAACAAAAAGAAAAACGTCCCTTCGAGAAGGGTTGGCCGGACACGGCCAACTACACCTATGACGACAAGAGATTAGCGGAGCACCTGGAGAGGGGGGGCAACTACGGGGTCCTCGGAGGCTATGGCGGTCTGATCCAGATCGATTCGGATTCGCCCGAGGTCGAGGAGGCGGTGCGGGAGGACCTCCCACCGACTTTCGTGGTCAGGACCGGGCGCGGCGGGAAGCACTTCTATTTTCTGTGCCGAGACCTTAAGGAACCGATCCGGCTCTTCAAGCCTGGCTCGGATGTGAAGGGCGACATCGGTGATGTATCATCCTTCGGGAAGCAGGTGGTCGGGCCCGGTAGCATCCACCCAAATGGTAAGAGGTACGAGGTCATCGAAGACAGACCGATCGCCGAGGTCAAGGCGGAGCAGATCAGGTTCGCACTTAGAAAGTTCATCAAGGATGAGTCGGAGGCTACCGCCGAGGTCACCAGGACCGAAGCGGGAAAGGTGGGAGCGGTCATCGATAAACTCAATATCGCTGACGTGGTGAACCTGGCAACGCTGAAGCGCCACGGCGACGAGTACCGCGGTCCCCACCCGGTGCACGGGAGTGAAGGAGGCAAGAACTTCTCGGTGAACGTCAACAAGAATGTCTGGAAGTGCTTCAGGCACGACACCGGAGGCGGTCCCCTTGAATGGATTGCCGTGGAGAACAGGATACTGGATTGTGCCGAATGCCTGCCCGGGGCGTTGCGGGACGACAAGTTCAAGCAGGCGCTCAAGATCGCCGCTGATAAATACGGTCTGGAGATGCCACGGAAGAAGGGGAGGAAAAAAGAGAAAGATGAGGAGCGGTTCGAGTTCAACGTCAAGGAGTGGGCGGAGAAGATCATGGAGCAGCATCACATCGTCACCTTCAGGGACAACGACGAGATGCTCATTTACAACGGTGGCAGCTATGAGTACAATGCTGAGGCGGTGATCTCGGAGACCTTGGAACGGCTGCTCGACGAGGAGTTCTCCCGCTACCGGGACAACGAGGTCACCCACTACATCAAGGCTGGGACCTATGTGGGGCGTGACCTCTTCAAAGTCGATGCCAGATACATTAACCTGGCGAACGGGGTGTACGACCTGGTGAATGGGAGGCTGCTCGAGCACTCCCCCGACTACTACTTCCTGCATCAGCTACCGGTTGAGTACGACCCCGACGCCGACTGCCCCAAGATCAAGAAGTTCCTGTCGGAGGTCCTCGACCCGAGCGACATCCCCCTCATCTTCGAGGTCATCGGCTACTGTCTCTACCGCTCCTATCCCATCCAGAAGGCGATCATGTTCATAGGCGATGGGGCGAACGGAAAGAGTACCCTCATCGCACTCATCAAGCATTTTCTGGGCGAGAGGAACGTCGCACAGGTGGCCTTGCAGGACCTCGAGAAGAACCGCTTCTCCGCCGTCAATTTGTATGGGAAGCTCGCCAACCTGTACCCAGACCTGCCGGATGAGGTGCTCAAACGAACGGGCAAGTTCAAGATGCTGACCGGAGGGGACACTCTGATGGTTGAAAGGAAGTTTCAGGGTTCGTTCTCGATGAAGAACCACGCCAAGCTCATCTTCTCCTGCAACCAGCTCCCCCCGGCCAATGACGAAACCGACGCCTTCTTCCGGCGGTGGGTGCTGATCAACTTCCCCAACACCTTCCCCCCCGACCGGGCCGACCCCTACCTCCTCCAGAAGCTGGTGACCAAAGAGGAGCTGTCGGGGCTCTTGAACGAGGCGCTCCAAGCGTTGGTCAGGATCATCAGGAACGGGGCCTTCAGCTACACCCAGAGCACCGAGGAGCTGAGGGCGGAGTACATACGCAAGAGCGACCCCGTCCACGCCTTCGTCCTCGACATGGTGATCGTGGACCCGGAGGGTGAGGTACCGAAAGACGAGGTTTTCTACCAGTACACCCAGTACTGCAAGAGGAACAAGCTTCCCCTGACCGATAAGAGCGTGTTCAGCAAAAAGCTCGGGGGGCTTGTGAGAATCGAAGCCACCCGCCCATCCGTGGGCGGGGAGAGGGTTAGGTGTTGGAAAGGGATCCGGCTGAGCATCGCCCCGGAGTATGAGGACTCGGAGGAAAAGAGGCCGACCGGGATCGAGGAGTACGACGACGGCGGAGAGGCTGAGGAAGAATCCGCAAAAAAAGCGGTAGATAGCGCAAAAAACGGCGAAAAACCGGTCCACCCTCGATTTTTTACCCTGGACCGGGCAAAATCCTTAACGGCGTTAGGTCCAGGGTCGCGACCCCGAGGGTGGACCGACTCTGGCATGCCTTTTAGTCCAGGATGTCCACCCTTTTTTCCCAATCTTAAGTCTATGTGGAATAACAGTAAAGGTAAGGGAGAAGATAGTAAAGGAGAAACATTTACGGAAGGGGAAAAACAAGCTCTACTAATAAGAGGTTGCAGATCGAGGGTGGACACCCCGGACCAGGCGCCCGCAAAAAAAGCGGTTAAAGTCGCCGAAGGACGCAAAATGACCGAGGAGGAGCTGCTCGAGGAGGTCCGAAAAAGGGTCGAGCAACTCTACAGGATGACCACGGCGATCGGTGAAGGGTCGCCGACCGACACCGAGGTCGGGTGCGAGATCGAGGACCTCTTCGACGATGACCTCGAGGGTGCCATCGGGTGGCTCAAGAGGGCCTGTGAGAACAACTGGCTCCCCTGGACGGTGACCGTGGACGGGAAGGTGGTGAAGTGA